One part of the Arabidopsis thaliana chromosome 1 sequence genome encodes these proteins:
- the ACR3 gene encoding ACT domain repeat 3 (ACT domain repeat 3 (ACR3); FUNCTIONS IN: amino acid binding; INVOLVED IN: nitrogen compound metabolic process, metabolic process; LOCATED IN: cytosol; EXPRESSED IN: 22 plant structures; EXPRESSED DURING: 13 growth stages; CONTAINS InterPro DOMAIN/s: Protein-PII uridylyltransferase (InterPro:IPR010043), Amino acid-binding ACT (InterPro:IPR002912); BEST Arabidopsis thaliana protein match is: ACT domain repeat 4 (TAIR:AT1G69040.2); Has 35333 Blast hits to 34131 proteins in 2444 species: Archae - 798; Bacteria - 22429; Metazoa - 974; Fungi - 991; Plants - 531; Viruses - 0; Other Eukaryotes - 9610 (source: NCBI BLink).), with translation MAKVYWPYFDPEYENLSSRINPPSVSIDNTSCKECTLVKVDSMNKPGILLEVVQVLTDLDLTITKAYISSDGGWFMDVFHVTDQQGNKVTDSKTIDYIEKVLGPKGHASASQNTWPGKRVGVHSLGDHTSIEIIARDRPGLLSEVSAVLADLNINVVAAEAWTHNRRIACVLYVNDNATSRAVDDPERLSSMEEQLNNVLRGCEEQDEKFARTSLSIGSTHVDRRLHQMFFADRDYEAVTKLDDSASCGFEPKITVEHCEEKGYSVINVSCEDRPKLMFDIVCTLTDMQYIVFHATISSSGSHASQEYFIRHKDGCTLDTEGEKERVVKCLEAAIHRRVSEGWSLELCAKDRVGLLSEVTRILREHGLSVSRAGVTTVGEQAVNVFYVKDASGNPVDVKTIEALRGEIGHSMMIDFKNKVPSRKWKEEGQAGTGGGWAKTSFFFGNLLEKLLP, from the exons atggcTAAAGTTTATTGGCCTTATTTCGATCCTGAATATGAGAACTTGAGCTCCAGAATCAATCCTCCAAG TGTTTCTATAGATAACACTAGCTGCAAAGAATGCACTCTTGTCAAG GTGGACAGTATGAACAAACCTGGAATACTACTTGAAGTTGTGCAAGTCCTAACCGATCTCGATCTCACTATCACTAAAGCTTATATCTCTTCTGATGGTGGATGGTTCATGGACG TATTCCATGTCACCGATCAACAAGGAAACAAGGTTACTGATAGCAAAACCATCGATTACATCGAGAAG gtGTTAGGACCAAAGGGTCATGCTTCGGCTTCACAAAACACTTGGCCTGGTAAAAGAGTCGGTGTCCATTCATTAGGCGACCACACATCGATAGAGATTATTGCTCGTGATCGTCCTGGTCTCTTGTCGGAGGTTTCAGCCGTACTAGCAGACCTCAACATTAATGTGGTGGCAGCTGAAGCATGGACTCACAACCGTAGGATTGCGTGTGTCCTCTATGTGAATGACAATGCAACTTCTAGAGCCGTTGATGATCCAGAAAGATTGTCTTCCATGGAAGAACAGCTTAACAATGTGCTGCGTGGGTGCGAAGAACAAGATGAGAAATTTGCTCGGACGAGTCTCTCCATTGGGTCGACTCACGTTGATCGAAGGCTTCATCAGATGTTTTTCGCTGATAGAGACTACGAAGCAGTGACTAAGCTTGATGATTCTGCTTCTTGCGGATTCGAGCCCAAAATCACGGTTGAGCATTGTGAAGAGAAAGGTTACTCCGTGATAAACGTGAGCTGCGAGGATCGACCAAAGCTCATGTTTGACATTGTATGCACGCTTACGGATATGCAATACATTGTGTTTCACGCCACGATTTCATCAAGCGGCTCTCATGCTTCTCAGGAGTATTTCATCAGACACAAAGACGGTTGCACTCTTGACAcagaaggagagaaagagagagttgtCAAATGTCTGGAAGCTGCAATCCATAGACGAGTCAGCGAG GGTTGGAGTTTGGAGCTCTGCGCAAAGGACAGAGTTGGATTACTGTCGGAAGTGACAAGGATTCTGAGAGAGCACGGGCTATCAGTGTCGAGAGCTGGTGTGACAACAGTAGGAGAACAAGCCGTCAACGTTTTCTATGTGAAAGATGCTTCAGGGAATCCAGTGGATGTGAAGACGATTGAGGCGTTACGCGGAGAGATTGGACACAGTATGATGATTGACTTCAAGAATAAAGTTCCGAGCAgaaaatggaaagaagaaggtcAAGCCGGAACAGGAGGAGGATGGGCCAAAACCAGTTTCTTCTTTGGGAATTTGCTGGAGAAGTTACTGCCTTGA
- a CDS encoding uncharacterized protein (unknown protein; Has 30201 Blast hits to 17322 proteins in 780 species: Archae - 12; Bacteria - 1396; Metazoa - 17338; Fungi - 3422; Plants - 5037; Viruses - 0; Other Eukaryotes - 2996 (source: NCBI BLink).) produces MIKTVEECFIRIPNLLPVRPLVFKNRLQVQEATPSSAPEPDTRFILDHRVLTC; encoded by the coding sequence ATGATCAAGACTGTGGAAGAATGCTTCATTAGAATCCCTAATCTCTTACCTGTTAGGCCACTAGTGTTCAAAAACCGCCTTCAGGTACAGGAAGCTACCCCCAGCTCGGCTCCTGAACCCGATACTCGGTTTATTCTCGACCACAGAGTTCTGACTTGCTGA